In Synechocystis sp. PCC 6714, the following are encoded in one genomic region:
- a CDS encoding cation-translocating P-type ATPase — translation MFDPNVPASPGKAEAWYSYGIEKTLRQLTTAPSWGLVEKTVVERQRTYGLNEITAIAGRNNWQILLDQFTNVMLLMLIGVAIISGVLDLISLRLGEETIEGFPFKDTIAIFAIVILNGLLGYFQESRAEKALAALKKMASPKVQVLRDGDRQEVKAASLVPGDIILLEAGSQLCADGQLIEAANLLVRESALTGEAQPVEKIVSNTGLPLHTPLGDRQNMVFSGTEVVQGRGKVVVTNTGMATELGKIAQMLQAVAPEPTPLQKRMANLAGVLVSGSLLMVTLVIILGVWQSGWGQLRQLVETSLSMAVAVVPEGLPAVITVTLALGTQRMVKRHALIRKLPAVETLGSVNVICSDKTGTLTQNKMVVREVLTHGDRLGIGGEGYQPQGKIIDLADGGAKSTGEAWSLAVQLLCLNAVLCNDSDLNCDPDNPQCQVIGDPTEGALLALAGKFGFNQGQLRPMFTRRGEFPFSSERKRMGVVVAVPSQWGAFPGDLEEILHSLALSPAPYLIFSKGSPELLLHQCKQIHIDGHAVSLAPQHQEQILSDNNLMASRGLRVLGFACKSLRQIPSTPDLIAAEDNLIWLGMVGMLDAPRPEVRLAVEKSLAAGIRTVMITGDHPLTALAIAKDLGINQAGDRFLTGQTLEQLSQKDLEAQVEEVSVFARVSPEHKLRIVKAFQACNRFVAMTGDGVNDAPALKQADIGIAMGITGTDVSKEASDMVLLDDNFATIVAAAEEGRVVYSNIRSFIKYILGSNVGEVITIASAPLLGLSGVPLTPLQILWMNLVTDGLPALALAMEPGEPNIMQRRPFNPQESIFSRGLGAYIIRIGLVFAVVTVTLMVWAYHSAELAGVPGSWKTMVFTTLCIAQMGHAIAVRSSHRLTIEMNPLTNPYLWGAVIITTILQLSLVYFEPLRHFFGTDWLSPHQLLVCFGFSSLMFVWVELEKLFTRLIR, via the coding sequence ATGTTTGACCCAAATGTGCCCGCATCTCCAGGAAAGGCGGAGGCTTGGTATAGCTACGGCATTGAAAAGACCCTGCGCCAGTTGACCACCGCCCCCAGTTGGGGATTGGTGGAAAAGACTGTGGTAGAACGACAGCGCACCTATGGGCTGAATGAGATCACCGCGATCGCCGGACGTAATAATTGGCAGATTTTGCTCGATCAGTTCACCAATGTAATGCTCTTGATGTTGATCGGGGTGGCAATTATTTCTGGGGTGCTAGATCTGATCAGTTTGCGGTTGGGGGAAGAAACCATTGAGGGTTTTCCCTTTAAGGACACGATCGCCATTTTTGCCATTGTTATCCTTAACGGTCTATTAGGTTATTTCCAGGAAAGTCGGGCGGAAAAAGCTTTGGCAGCTTTGAAGAAAATGGCTTCCCCAAAAGTCCAGGTACTGCGGGATGGCGATCGCCAGGAGGTCAAGGCGGCCAGCTTAGTGCCAGGGGACATCATTTTGCTAGAGGCCGGTAGTCAACTCTGTGCCGACGGTCAACTTATCGAAGCGGCTAACTTACTAGTGCGGGAATCGGCCCTGACCGGGGAAGCCCAACCAGTGGAAAAAATAGTTAGCAACACAGGTTTACCTCTCCATACTCCCCTAGGCGATCGCCAGAATATGGTCTTTTCCGGTACGGAGGTAGTCCAGGGTCGGGGCAAAGTGGTGGTGACCAACACCGGCATGGCCACAGAATTAGGAAAAATCGCCCAGATGTTGCAGGCGGTGGCCCCGGAACCTACTCCCCTACAAAAACGGATGGCAAACTTAGCCGGGGTCTTGGTGTCCGGTTCTCTCCTAATGGTGACCCTGGTTATTATCCTTGGGGTTTGGCAGAGTGGTTGGGGGCAACTACGGCAATTGGTGGAAACGTCCCTCAGCATGGCAGTGGCAGTGGTACCGGAAGGACTGCCGGCGGTGATTACCGTTACCCTGGCCCTGGGCACCCAACGTATGGTTAAACGCCATGCCCTGATTCGCAAATTACCGGCGGTGGAAACCCTCGGTTCCGTCAATGTGATTTGTTCCGATAAAACCGGCACCCTGACCCAAAACAAAATGGTAGTGCGGGAAGTGTTGACCCACGGCGATCGCCTCGGCATTGGTGGAGAAGGCTACCAACCCCAAGGAAAAATTATCGACTTAGCGGATGGTGGAGCGAAATCCACTGGGGAAGCTTGGTCCCTGGCGGTGCAACTACTTTGTCTTAACGCTGTTCTCTGTAACGACTCCGATCTTAACTGTGACCCAGATAATCCCCAGTGCCAAGTTATTGGTGATCCCACCGAAGGAGCATTGCTGGCCTTAGCGGGTAAATTTGGTTTTAACCAAGGGCAATTGCGGCCAATGTTTACCCGTCGGGGGGAATTTCCTTTTTCCTCGGAGCGAAAACGCATGGGGGTAGTGGTGGCTGTACCGTCCCAGTGGGGAGCATTCCCGGGAGATTTGGAAGAAATTTTACATAGCTTGGCTTTGTCCCCCGCTCCCTACCTAATTTTCTCCAAGGGCTCACCGGAGCTACTTCTGCACCAGTGTAAGCAAATCCACATCGATGGCCATGCCGTGTCCCTCGCCCCCCAGCACCAAGAACAAATTTTGAGTGACAACAATCTCATGGCCAGTCGGGGTTTACGGGTATTGGGCTTTGCCTGTAAATCCCTCCGCCAAATTCCCAGTACTCCAGATTTAATTGCCGCCGAGGATAATTTGATCTGGTTGGGTATGGTGGGTATGCTAGATGCGCCCCGACCAGAAGTACGCCTAGCGGTAGAAAAATCCCTCGCTGCCGGCATCCGCACCGTGATGATTACCGGGGACCATCCCCTCACCGCCTTGGCGATCGCCAAGGATTTGGGCATTAACCAAGCCGGCGATCGGTTTTTGACAGGTCAGACCCTAGAACAGCTATCCCAAAAGGACCTGGAAGCCCAGGTGGAAGAAGTCAGTGTGTTTGCCCGGGTTTCCCCCGAACATAAACTACGCATTGTCAAAGCTTTCCAAGCCTGTAATCGTTTTGTGGCCATGACGGGGGATGGGGTTAACGATGCCCCGGCCCTCAAGCAAGCGGACATTGGCATTGCCATGGGCATCACCGGCACCGATGTGAGCAAAGAAGCCAGCGACATGGTTCTATTGGACGATAACTTTGCCACCATTGTGGCCGCCGCCGAGGAAGGACGAGTAGTTTATAGCAATATTCGTAGCTTCATTAAATATATTTTGGGCAGTAACGTGGGGGAAGTAATCACCATTGCTTCTGCTCCCCTACTGGGCTTATCCGGAGTTCCCCTAACCCCCCTACAAATTCTCTGGATGAATCTCGTCACCGACGGTTTACCAGCCCTAGCTTTAGCCATGGAACCAGGGGAACCAAACATTATGCAGCGCCGCCCCTTTAACCCCCAGGAGAGTATTTTTTCCAGGGGACTAGGAGCCTACATTATCCGCATTGGGCTAGTTTTTGCCGTAGTTACCGTCACCCTCATGGTCTGGGCCTATCACAGCGCTGAGCTAGCCGGTGTGCCCGGCAGTTGGAAAACTATGGTTTTTACCACCCTCTGTATTGCCCAAATGGGCCACGCCATTGCGGTACGCTCCAGCCATCGCTTAACCATAGAGATGAATCCTTTGACTAATCCCTACCTCTGGGGAGCAGTAATTATTACCACCATTCTCCAGTTGTCCTTAGTTTACTTTGAACCCCTCAGACATTTCTTTGGCACCGATTGGCTCAGTCCCCATCAACTACTAGTCTGCTTTGGCTTTAGCAGCTTAATGTTCGTCTGGGTGGAATTGGAGAAGTTATTTACTCGGTTAATTAGGTAG